CGTGCACAGTGGCGCGACGTGGGCGTCGCTGTCAGCCTGCGGCGCGCTCACGGGCGAGCCGTTGACGGGCGCGTCTTCAGTCCGCTGTGTGGGCCCCACCTCGTTTACCTCGGAATCTGAGCATGGCCGTTCCACAACGACGGCGGCCaccgtgccggcggcggccggcgacccGCGCTCGACGCTTGACACGGCAACCTTCGGGGGCATCAGAACAGCCCCTTGCGCCAAAGCCCGCGGCGCCTGAgaatgcggcggcggctgcggcgcgccAGCTCGCGACCGGACCCCAGACGGCCCAGCGTCGTTCGCCGGAGCAGAACCACCATCCTCGACTCCATCTTGAATGAAAAAACCGTGCAGGCGCGGCCCTACCCCACGTGTCTCGCCATAGCCGCGATCCGGATCCCCGTCATGTCCCGAATCGCAGTCGCTGGAGGGGGGCGAGGGTCCCGGCGACGGGGATGGCGAGCGCGATCGGAAGTCGGCGATGCTTCGGAGGTGGATGAGAACTTCATATGCGAGGCTCTTCTTTTGGCGCAAATAAGGCGGAAGATTACCGAATGTCCTCTGCATGTCAGGGTCGTCATACACGATCTGTCTCTCATGCTCGGCGATGAACAATTGCTTCCTCTTGGGGATTCTACTTGGGTGGTCAGTCCAAGTGGTGAGTCTCATCTTGGAAAGGTCTGAGCGATCCGCCGTAGCTTGCTCAACTCGTTCAACCCAGCGGTGAGTCTCAGTACTGCTTGTTGGCTGCTGTTTGCTTCTTTTGCCTAGAAAGAAACCCTGCACACtatttctgatccattgctcTTGTCCAATCTAACATGCTGAAACTTCTGCATTAGTTTCCTTTCCTTTGGTACACAATGTTTATCTTCAGTTTCTGATGGGTAAAATGTGTCTACATGATTTTGCTGAATAAACTGCTACTAGGTGTGCCAAATGGCCATTGCCTTGGGTATCGTTTGGCGAGTATTTTTTGGGTATTGGTACAACACAAAAATCGAATCTGTGGCTGTTAGAATATACATTATGCATAGCATTGCTTAGTTTGATATCCACCTGAACCAAACTAAGCATTTGATAACACTATCGATAACTGACTGTTGTTCAGTGATACTAAAGCTGGATAACACTAGTGAAAAATTTGGTAACGCAATGAAATCTAACATCACTTTGCGCAATCTGGAACGATGAAATCCTGTTAATTTACCACAAATTTGTATAGCACAATCCAAACAAATCTCTATCTATTAAATTTTGTCTTTGCCCGTATTTTGTTTGCACTACAATTCTGGTTTGGTTTGTTTCTCTCTAGGCCATATAACATATAGTTTCATATGCGACATAAGAGGCACATGGGTGTAGAATTCTATGGAAAAAATACATAACAAATATGTAGTTCAAACTTCCAAGGCTCATTGCTAGTAACACAAGAAATCTGAAACTTTGGTGACTAAGAAATATCACATCGATATATTATGATTTATTCTAGCATTGATTTTCACTTGTATAACTTCCATATACTGAAGCGGCAGTTGCTCCTATGTTGGATTCTAGCAGATTAGCTAATAAAGATTAGATGGTTATACTTTTACACATCAACCGTTAGATGTGTATCAATTTGTTGATGTTTTGGCTCACTGAGAAGGATTCTGTTGTAGCCAATAGCACAGGATagagatcatatcagacaacaGAATGTAGAAACCGATCTACTGTGTTTCTTGGAATTTAAGATCTGGTAACTATTGTAGTCTGTTGATATTGTCTGCAGCCCAAAGGTCCTCCACTGGGAGTGCAGCCCAAAGGCCCTCCACCGGACATGCAGCCTAAAGGTCCTACACCGGACATGCAGCCTAAAGGTCCTACACCGGAAGTGCAGCATAAAAGTTCTACACCGAATGTGCAGCCCAAAGGTCCTCAACCGGACAGAGTTCGTCCAGACAAAGTGTCAAAAATGACCACAATCATGTTTTGGGACTTGGCCCCAGATGTCGGCTATTATCAAGTGTAAGCTTATATGCAGTCCAAAGATCGTACAGCTTAATTCGCATCCTGAAGTTTAGACCAAAATTTTACCTTTTATTTTCTGTTTCATTTACAGGAGTAATCTTTTGAAGGACATCAATGGGGTTATTGACATTTCTTTCAGTAGTACAAGACACCGAGCAGTTGTACACTTTGCTACAGCAATTGCTGCTCAGGCGGTAAATACATGTTTCCAATTTATTTCCCTCGGTTGTGTTTGTTGGGCAAATATTTCTGAGATTATCGCACAACATCATGCCAGTTTGGTTTGATAGGGCATCCACCAATTTGCTCACCTTTGTCTTTACATCAATAATTGTATCTTCTCTTCTTTTCTGTAGTGATGTTGCAATTTGTGTCGTTATGTTTGTAGGCACTTTGTCTGCTTACTGGGAGTTGCCTGATGGGGCGTCCACTCAAATTTGCATGGTTTGATAAGAACAGCTATGATCCTAACAGGTAAACGCCACCCTGAATGCACTCTGTTGTTTAACTCGTCAGCTTAGATTTCGTTTCTCAGAGATACTCTTCCTGCAATGGAGTTACTGCCTGGTAGAGTACCTCGCACCATCTACATTGAGGGCTTCGATTCATCTCTCAGTATCCCAGAGGTGATTAACATACATCTCCTGTGCTACCCCTTATCAGTCTCCTTCGCCATGTCATTCCACTTGTCTTACTGATCCCTCACCACTGCAGATCAGAAGCATGCTCAAATCTCATTTCGACCGTAGTCGACTACATGGCCGACGCATTATCACCCCACAGAATCCAGATGGCACAAGCACAGGGAAACCAAGTTGACTGGTCTGTCCATTGATCAATTGAGTTCAACATACCGTTCATAATACTGATTGTTCTATTGCACGTGTTGGTGACCGATCTTGCAGGAAAGCCTTTGTGCGTTTCCAGAGCCGCATTGACTTTGTTGCAGCACTTGAGCGGAATGAGCTGGACCTAGGGGATGGTTGCAAACTGCACGTCAGATGGCTTGAGCTGCTGAATTTTCCATGGCatcaaaagaagaaagaaggtggCAATGTTGGTAGCGTGGGAGCTTAGAAGATTACGGAGATGATAGTTCAGCCTTTCTTAAGGTCGGCCATGATCAAGAAGTATCACACTCCCAATATCAATACAAAGTGTAAAGAGGATTTGGAACCCCAAAATATCAATACCAACATCCACGCTgccaatttgtttttttttctatcctAGGTGTCTTACATAGACATGAAAAGGAATAGCTATCCATCCTAATTCATAACGCAAGCAAGAACTAGGATTTCTATAAACTGGCCACTATATGGCATGTTTTTaatctttccaaacccaaaaaacaacACCTTCACAAGTTGCCCAAAACAATAGAAAGTTTGGACTTTAACAAATGAGTACTCTTAACAAATCTATCATGCACCAATTGAAACTGCAGTTAATCATGTTTCACTTAAATCTGTTAAATTTGGCAAGGCAATGCTCATACAAGCTTTATAGAAAATTAGCAATACTAGTTTTTTATTGTGCATGATAGATTCGTTCAATTATGTAGGTTTCCTTGGTTAATATGCTGTGCCTTGCCAGATTTGAGGTTAATCTTTCTAGTGTTAGCTGCAATTTGAGGATAATCTTTTCAGCGTTAACTCGAGGCTAATCTTTTCTGTGTTAAcagtaatactccctccgttccaaaatatagCTACTTCTAGAGTTTTTCAGACAGATTAAGgatgtagattaaaagtctatATTGCCCCTTATTAGAATAATTATACATTTCCTATTAAATTGGTGGCAAGCTTGCATGCAGATCTGCATGCCATAATTGATTTGCATGCATGGAGGGTATTTTAGACCTCTTATGCCAGATAAGCTACTTGGGAATATATTAtaggacaaattttgaatgctAGAAGTAGCTATATTCTGGAACGGAGGTAGTAAGCAGATTTCCCAAAAGATGCAACGAGATCACTACATTCCATAATTGAAAAAAGGTAGGAATCAATACTTGGAAACAACtaggcaaggaaagaaacaggGCGAGCCGTTGCCATCCAGCCGGAGCCCATCAACCAGGTGCTGGCACGCCGAGGCCATTGATGTCCCGCAAAACCCCCAACTTTCGCGCGAGGTATGTCAGGAACTGaagccattcagtttcgtcagtgaACAGCACGTTTAGTCTCGTCAGAGATTTGGGAAGTGCTGGTTCGTCAGGTTCTACGTCAGTCCATCCATCAATCATCCACTGGCCAACGTTGATTCACTTTGCTTAGCTCCTAAGTGCGTTTACCACTATTATTTGCTTCAGTTAAACTTTGATTTACCTGTAATCGGGAGCAGCCTGCTAAAGATGGAGAAGGGTGACTTGTTCGGCATCGAACAAGACTTGAACTAGAAACTCTAGGATGGTGTAGTAATTGTAGTTCCGCCGTCTCATCGTCGAATTGTCGAAGCTCCCCTGTCATTCTATCCTCTGTTGCGTGTTCCCCGCAAGGTGGCCCCTCGCCCTACAACGAATTCGATAAAGATGGATTCGTATGGAGGTTATGATTACCGTGCTAGAGGTCGGGGCCGCTCATGTTAGTTTGTGGAGTCAGGTCGTACGGGACTTTTAGTTGGGGAAATTGCAAAAACCCACACGCAAGATTGGAGGTCTGCAAATACGTAGTACCTAACCACATCCTACTTACAGAGCTGCAGTTTAACACCAAGAAGTTTTGTATGTTTTCAAATACTCTCCTTGTCTAGTTGTAATTAATTTCCTTGGTCTCTGATGCTTTAGCCATCAATATTAACCATATTTTCCTTAAGTTTGTGATTAACCCTATTCCACATGACTCACCCGCTCCCACTTGGGCAAGCTTTGGCACACAAACCGCCTCAAGTACAACCATAACATATGGATCGGGTCGAACAATGTTGGAGGCAAAATGGCATCAGCCTATCAACCATAACATAAAGCTTACAAGCACCAGAATGCAAGGAAGTGATAAACATCATACATGGGTATGTCGGTATTTGAAAATACCCTGCTTGGGGTGGGGTTTTGCTATTTTCAATTTTTAGTTTTAAAAAGCCTATGTGGTCAGGCAACTCAGGCTTCACCAAATCCTGGCATCCAAACACACAAAGGAGCATTCAAAGGCCACATGGGCTATAGAAGAGTGCCTTAGTAAAATGCCAGCCCAGGCACGATGATGGCATGTTGCCATTCCGGAGGCCCAGAAGCACGTGTTGATGCCATTCCGGAGAGCGGAGGGTCAGAAGAACACATACAACAGCCATCAGACGGGCAAGTACCAACAACTGATTGCAACAACTAGATGAAAAACGACAACTTCAATATTGCTCAATAAAACGCTAGACCGACCACACACATGCTTGTCAAATCCAGGAGAACAATACCAGTCCACATGGGCCTAGTGCCAACTAGCGGCAATGCAAAGCAATGAGAACTAATTCGACCTCTACCAGCCTACTATAGGAAAAGAAGCGAGCGGGGTAGACGATAGCAGCTACAATAATGGCGCAGCGCACAACTTTGACAGCACAGGACATCTAAGGGTTACTGTCCCTCGCCAGCATCGCCTTTCGGGGCTTCTTTGCCCTCCTCAGCACCATCCTCCTGCAGAGAGCAATTTAAGATTTTTAGCACCTCAAGGTGAGCAGACGATAAGCGACAAATGATGAAGCTTGGAAGGGAAGGAAATACCGTGAGGTCGGAGGTCCAAAGGGTCAAGTTGTCCCTCAGGAGCTGCATGATCAGAGTGCTGTCTTTGTATGACTCCTCCCCAAGGGTGTCCAACTCAGAGATAGCCTCATCAAATGCCTGAAGAGGATTAGTAGATCAGCATCAATTATCTTGCAATGACAGACTTAAGCTGGTAACTGGTAAGGTAACCCACACAAGACAGCCAATTACTTGGACAAAGTAAACGAATTGTAGTTACAATCATTATCATTTGATAATGTGAGCACCAGATACAACAAGTCTCATCATCCCACAGAACAGAGCCAATGATAATCAGTCCAGCAATGACAGCAGAATACAGAATGACACAATCACTAAAAGCATGCAAATTCAATTGTAGTATGTAGCTAGCTAAGAGGGCAAGCTATCATATGAAAACTAAAAATTAACATTACTAATCAGAAATTATCTGATCTGATACATTGGGTTCAAGATGGTTTAGTTGACGAACCTAActgtgaaaaagagaaaaggttCTAGCATATGACGAGCAATCAAGACCTCCAGTTATACTAAACAGCCAAGGACAATAAGGAACCTACAATTTTCAGTTAAAAGGGTACTTTTGGTTCCATTCTTGAGTTCAGGTTCCAGTGCACCACAAACAGTCTGCACCATAAACAGAGCAAAATGGATGTAACAGAATGGTAGATGTGATACCAACCTGCTTTGCGAGGTTGCAAGCTTTGTCTGGGGAGTTCAGAATCTCGTAATAGAACACCGAGAAGTTAAGAGCTAGTCCAAGCCTTATCGGATGGGTAGGTGCCAGCTCAGCCAGAGCAATATCCTACACATTACATAGCAGATTAGAGTTTGCTAAGAAAAGAGTGTCGCTAGGCACTCAAATGAACTGGGCATCTTTTATGACATGAAAATATAGTGACCACTCTATCATCCCAGCAGCAAAATGAACATACCTGAGCAGCCTTGTAGGCCACCATTGTGCTCTCGGCAGATTCCTTCCTCTCAGCGCCAGTCTTAAACTCAGCAAGATACCTGCGATAGTGTCAAAGAAAAGAAGGTTATCAAATCTGATTGCTTACACTTCAGCTTATACATATTCAAATACATATTGTAATATTGCGTTGCACCCTTCCTAACCTGTGGTAGTCACCCTTCATCTTGAGGTAGAAGACCTTTGACTCAGCAGCACTAGAAGAAGGCACAAGGTGTGAGTCAAGCAGCTTCAGGATGCCATCACAGATATTGCTCAGCTCAGCCTCAATCTTGCCACGGTATTCCTTTATCAGAGAAACATGCTCCTCATTCTTGCGGGACTCCTCTTTCTGTTCAATGGATGAGACAATGCGCCATGAAGCACGGCGAGCCCCAATCACATTCTTGTATGCAACAGACAGGAGGTTACGCTCCTCAACAGTGAGCTCTTCAACATCTACGGTCTTGGCCACCTTCTCCATGTATTCAACCATCTCCTCGTACCTTTCGGCCTGCTCTGCCAGCTTGGCCATGTAAACATTCTCTTCCCTCGACATGTTGATCAAGGATAAGGCTTACTGTAACAACAAAATAAACTGATAAAGTCGCTGCCAAAAGCCAGTAGAAACTAAACAAAATTACTCAGGTATACAGAAAATGTGCATGCTGGCCATAAAAATCAACAAGTCATTCATTTCACTCATGTTTGCTAAAATAAGAATGGTGACTAAACATTTCTGAGCAACAAGATAGGGTCACACAAATCTGATTCAACCAGTGACAAACAGTCACACAAGGAGGCATCAGCTAATCTAACACAAGGTGCTAGCACAAAAAATCCACGGTTCAAAATAGTAATATATGACTCCAAGCAAACTAATAATCAATATAATTCCACAATACCAAATCCATTTGAATCAAACAAACCATCAACACATTATGATATGATGCAAGAGactaagatagtgtttggttcgtgctaaggtaacataaacgcaaagggaatcagattagAGTATTCGGTGGCGGAATGGGTGattaccctctttgtttggttgcactctagtaacgtaatcagattacggcGTGGGTGTTAATTAcagtgggggaggaggggtaacaagcttgtataggtATTGTATAGGCAAGGGATTCGATTAgcgtcaattgattacaaaccaccacAACCAAACATCTGTAATGTGATTCATTACATTCGGTAATCGAATTgcgttacatttgagccaaccaaacaccacctaaaaGAATCCATGTCATATCCAAGTCATACACGAACTATTTACATCACAGACTAACAGATCACTGAAATGGGCCAGCCAGATCTAACCACAGAGATATCTAATGATTTAATCCTACCACATTTTCAGCACAGACCAACAGGTTTTGTATCCCTAGCGAATCCCACACATAATAGTTCATCAACAGAAAATTCAACCCCAACACCTCCCTGCAACAAACCGCACTACCCTTAGATACCCTAGTTGCAGAGTACGCCTGCATCCAGATCAAATATCCAGGTATACGCTAACCATTCAGATAAACGAACGCATTCGACTAAAGAAATTCCACATTCCATCCCCTCCGTTTACTCCCTCCAACATACACAAGCCGCTCACCACAGAAGGGGAACCCAAAAGGTCCTCGGTCCTCACACCAAACTACTGCCAAATCGGACGGATCTACGCGCCCCGCCTCAGATCTCGCAGATCGAGACCAAGCAAACCCACCCAGTAACGCCCGAGACGAGCGGATCTAGCCGCATGCCAGAACATCGCCCCCAAAAAAATCGAATAAAATTCGCGGCACTCCCACGCATCTAGCGTACCACGAACACGAAGCACAACGAGATCAAGCAGCAGGACAGCACGCAGGATTAATTTCTCGAGAGAAGGGACAGGCAAATCGGTAACCCTAACCTCCTGGAGCGGGGGTCGGCTCTCGACCGCAGCGGAACGGCGCGGTCGGGAACTCCGGATgctggggtgggggggggggggggggtggacaGGGCGCAACGGCGTGGGAATGGGCGTGTCTTTATAGCGAGACGCGAGAGGTAGGCTGTGGTCAGCGGGCCAATGGCGCGGCGTCACGCCTGCGGGTGGGGCCCGCACCGGCATCCCTCGCGCAAGGCGACCGCGGCTGACATGCGGGCCCAGAGAACTGTGGGACCAGGTTGTCATTTGGAGGGGTGATCCAGTGTGGTGGGCTCGGAGTACGTGGTCGGTGGGGAATATCCCCCTGCGCGATTGAGAACCTCTCCCTCGGGCTCCGCGAACTGGAAAAGCCGGCCCTTGCccatgacatgtgggtccggtCGGGTTGTGCGTGCGGCCATGTAGTACGCCGGGAGATGTTTGGtcatttttctctttcttttttttccgaaaCAGGCTTTGCTTTCCTAATGAAATGATCCTGTCTGCAAAGCGCCAAAGTGGAAACTCAACATTATTCTGCTAAAAAGCCGGCACGACGATAAGAAAAGGCCTTGCAATTCATCGCATAATCATGTGATTAGTGCCTGATTTGACGGTTCGGATTAACGGGCATCAGCATTTCAGCATCATGCACAGCTGGTCGGCAGCGCCTGCACATGGTATTCACACAGAAAAAGGTTGCTCCAACTACTATAATGATCTATGGCCCTTTCTCTTTCAAAGGAAAAGATAGGAGATCATGCATGTAGCAAATCACTTTTCCGCCCTTTAAAACATGTGGATATGTTTTCACCTCAAATTTGGTCATCAAAATCGATTGCCCAAAAAAGCTACTTTCATTAAGATACTATAAAAAGGCGTAAAAAGCGGCCGAAATTAGTTTGCCAGCAAACCAATCACCAAGAAAACCAAATGCACAGTGACCACGAGCCTTCCAGCATTGTGGATGCCCCACATGCACGCCATTCCGATGAATTATAACCATGATCTAGGACTCTAGGCGTCTACTAGCTGCCAACAAATATCTAAAAACTAGACCGGGCAAATTTGGACCAGGTCCTTTTTTCCCCAAGGCTACATAACCTCTCAATTTTAGAACCTCctttaaaaagaaaataaaatcgttatttaaaaaataaagaataTGGCGCCGTACAAGCTTTTGTCAAAGGAACAACAAATTTCCGGGCAAAGTTGCAGCCCGGCCCAGCACTAGCAACCAGCCATCGCAGAGGTCGCGATCACGGGTGACACCTCGCTGTCCAGGCTCGCCGGAGCAAGTAGCCAACAGGACCATGCTATGCtaagaccttgtttagttgcccaaagtTTGAAGATGTaaaattactgttgtagcactgtagcacactgtagcgttttatTTAtattgtgaattattgtctaaatattgactaattaggctcaaaagattcgtctcgcaaagtacaacaaaactatgcaattagtttttgatttcgtttacatttagtaccccatgcatgtaccgcaggtttgatgtgatggagaaccttctttttgcataatgtcaAAGTTAGAAGTTTGGGGAAACTAAACAGGGCCTAACTGGCATGAAGCCTCCCAACCATCGATTCCGGACAATCCCCTGACCTTTCTATTTTTTGAAAGTTTTAATTCTCTTCCATTTTTGAATATCATAGATTATACACATAACTTTAACGTATAATTTAGTACAATTTTAATGGCACGCAGAACTCGTACGTATAACTTCTATATACAATTTCTAAAAGGacgattttaattttttattttagaaaaatttaaCTTATACACACGATTTATATGCATAACTTTTTCCTAACAAAAACTTATATGATAACTTTTAGAGCACAATTTTTATTATATACACAATTTATAAGTATAACATTTACCATAATTTTTATTGGAGTGTTGTTAAATAATTTATGCAAGTATGTTATATGCATAAAATATATTCACTCGAATACAAAATGGTGTGAAAAAATTGGatgaaaaaaatggaaaagaaaaaaaagccgCGTACAGGATCAGGCAGTCGGGCACGTGCGTGGTGGACCGTGGCTGGCAGCTCAAGTCGCGCGCCAGGAACGGCGACAGCGCGCGCGGGCAGAATTATTGCGGAGCCAACAGCCCAACACACGCTCGCTTTTCCACGTCAAGTTGGTCTCATCCCGGCGCGGAAAGGGATGGCATCTCGCCGAAGCAATCCGGAGTGTGACGTGGCACAGGCTGCAAATCCTGATGTGGCACGTCTTTGACAGCGTTCGTACGGCAAAGAGCCAAAGATATCGATCGTATCAGACGGTGCATGCGCACCTATTTGGTACTagctccgttctaaattattgtaaattaaaaattattttaatttttctagatgtATAGTTTCTATGctatttttaacttttctagtgCATAGTtttctatgcacttagatatactccctccgttttgaATCGTAGATCATTATATTTTTTAGGTAGACATCTAAATAtaatatctaagtgcataataatatctatgaacttaaaaagttaaaatgacctacaatttgcataagggggtgtttgggggATAGGGGCTGAACCTTAgcccctgtcatatcggatgtttgacactaatcaggagtattaaacataggctaattacaaaactaattgcaaccactagactaaatcgcgagacgaatctattaagcctaattaattcatgatttgataatgtggtgctacaataaccattcgctaatgatagattaattagtcttaataggttcatctcgcgatttaacctaggaattctgctattagttttataattaatttatatttagtcctcctaattagcatccgaatatccgatatgacacaACTAGGTCTAAATCTGGAAAAACCATTGATGCGAGTGATAATCCATGCATGGAACTGCAGGGCGGCACAAATAGTTCGTGGCAGCGGCCAGGTAGCCAACCGACAAATTCAGAGCAAACATGGAAAGCAAAGATGTTTCAGATACAGATACAGGGCGTGTAAATTAATCACTCGATTAGCAATATAAGGTGCGTCATCTCTGACCAAGTGGGAGAACAGAGTGCTTCTGGTTTAATTCAGATGACTTTACACCTTACAATACAATTGTACGTTCCGGCGGCTAATTTCCTACTCCGGGCAGCACGGGGAATTCGTGAGAGGAACCACAGCTTGCATGAGGGAATCACAAGAATTTCAGCGCGGCTTGAAAATGTAGAGATGCGTCTTCAGGAATCAGAAGATTCAGCAAAACACCATGCTGAACTGTAGATTGCACGGGAGGCGTGGGATGCCATACCTCAATAGCTCTGAATATTTCTGGATCATATCTAAATTGACTGGCATTAAGAATAGAAGCCTACAAGGTCCCAAAGCAAGAATACAGCTATTCATCACCAGTGATCCTTTTCTTTAGATCATCGAGGTTATCGGCCAATTCTTTCCGGTTTTCCTGCCAGAACAATACGGATTTTTAGCAGGCATTCATTTAATGGAACTAAAACATACGGATGATCAGAACCAATACTTGGACAAACTAAAAGTACAGAAACCAGGTATTTGGTCTTGGTGTTGCATCCTTGCAGGTTGCACCGACACATATTCAACACAAATCATGTGCATTTTTAATGCTATGTTGAATTGTCATCAGGCTCAACCAAATGCAAAGGAGAAAGGACACTGCATCTAGCTTTGACAAAGCACACTAGCCAGCTGTTTATCTGGTGGGCATGTCAGGCAAGGAGAGTGGACAACTTGATCTGTGCTAGCTCATTAATATCAAAGCTGTGTGTGCATCTTCCACGGGCAACTTTTAGGTGTTCACAGTTAAGGACAACCTGAACTTGAGAAACTCGTGTTGAATAGTGGAAAAGAAGTCTCACGGCCAACCTACATGGTTTAAAGATTACCTGAAAGAGCAGGTACCGGTATACAAACCATCCCGAGTAGCTGAGCCCAACTAGCTCCAATAAGCCCGGGAGCTACAGATCACGGCAAGAAAACAGTAATCAAATAAGCAGATGGCAATATGAATAACATCATGGACTTAGAGAATGAACAGCCACAAGTAAATGGAAATACCAAGATAAGGTAGATATATTACCAATGGGACAGAGTCGAGAGCTCTGACCACAACCAAGGATATCCAGACAGCAAGGACTGCTCCACCACCATACAAGAGAAGAGAGGACTTGTTCTCTATGGCATCCCACTGTAGTAGACATTACGGTAACTATTTTTACTAAGTTTGTTAGCATAGAGATAGTATATTGCTTTTAAACTAACCTTATCCCTGAGTTCAGAAAGGAGATCATCGTCCTCATCAGAGTTGCTCTCTTTTGAAAATCGTGCAGCTGCTAGCCGGAGTTGATTTATCTTCAGGGAATCTGTTGAAAAATAAGGAAATTCTGTTACATTAGTTTTACCATCAACCAAATTCTGCCAAGATTTGTTAGATAACTTTGCCAATTATATAGCAGACATTCAAGCCATCTATTTCTTGGAGGGGCTAACTGATTGAAACCCTTTCTTCAGAAAAAGGAAACGATGCCCCTGGCTTCTTACAGAAACTTTTCCAATGTTTGGTAACAAGAACAggcataatttttttaaaggtTCAGAACAGACATACTTTACCAAATCACAACTGTTTCAGTTAAAAGGGGCATAGACAGATCTTGTCAGGCAGAGGCAATTGCGTTCTCCTGGCTCCTATGTCCCATTAACAGGTAATAATAATTTAACATCCTAAACAAAGAAATTGATAACACAAACCAAAATATCAGCCTAAAACTTCGGGTTTGGATGGCATTTTTTGGGAAGTTGTAGAgcacaaaaaaaagaataatgttTAAGGAATCTTGTCAACCACCTCATGACAGAGAAGCAATATTTAGTACGAAAGTAGGACCTGGAGAAAAGAAAATGCTTGCAGCCCCGGTTCCAAAGCTGAACTCCCCTTTTCTcaaatctgatccaggtgacaCCTTCAATATCTACCTCTTATACTACCATTCTCCCTAATCA
The genomic region above belongs to Setaria italica strain Yugu1 chromosome VI, Setaria_italica_v2.0, whole genome shotgun sequence and contains:
- the LOC101760336 gene encoding 14-3-3-like protein GF14-C — translated: MSREENVYMAKLAEQAERYEEMVEYMEKVAKTVDVEELTVEERNLLSVAYKNVIGARRASWRIVSSIEQKEESRKNEEHVSLIKEYRGKIEAELSNICDGILKLLDSHLVPSSSAAESKVFYLKMKGDYHRYLAEFKTGAERKESAESTMVAYKAAQDIALAELAPTHPIRLGLALNFSVFYYEILNSPDKACNLAKQAFDEAISELDTLGEESYKDSTLIMQLLRDNLTLWTSDLTEDGAEEGKEAPKGDAGEGQ
- the LOC105914595 gene encoding nascent polypeptide-associated complex subunit alpha, muscle-specific form-like — translated: MRLTTWTDHPSRIPKRKQLFIAEHERQIVYDDPDMQRTFGNLPPYLRQKKSLAYEVLIHLRSIADFRSRSPSPSPGPSPPSSDCDSGHDGDPDRGYGETRGVGPRLHGFFIQDGVEDGGSAPANDAGPSGVRSRAGAPQPPPHSQAPRALAQGAVLMPPKVAVSSVERGSPAAAGTVAAVVVERPCSDSEVNEVGPTQRTEDAPVNGSPVSAPQADSDAHVAPLCTPANGPYPAAPAQLGTPVSFSRVRRAPSGHQGFGMLLPRGCHDEKGADPMLVEAALPASSSSNAPAVSSRQATPLRTYARRARTRPEHELVTGSMDRPTPRRTPDIDDGSPPPPPPGGHIRRSSRACGRRGSSHGTAAKRLGTAAAEQA
- the LOC101759647 gene encoding protein CURVATURE THYLAKOID 1A, chloroplastic: MAAAAAAARPVPLRRPGALLRSPGPCSLLASRVAAPFPRRTDSLKINQLRLAAARFSKESNSDEDDDLLSELRDKWDAIENKSSLLLYGGGAVLAVWISLVVVRALDSVPLLPGLLELVGLSYSGWFVYRYLLFQENRKELADNLDDLKKRITGDE